The sequence CTACCACCGTCGTAATCAGAAAATAGCATCTagcttacaaaaaaaaaaaaaactagcttacaaaaaaaaaaaaaaaaaaaaaaaggattgttGTGATGAAGTCTGTTAGAAATTATATCCAAATTTGAAAGTTCCGTCAATTTGGGTATTTGAAATAAACTTGAACTCTCAATTAATTGTTAGCATGtgagattaaaaataaaagttagCATCGCATGTATGGTTCACGTGATAACAATTAACAAAGAgttgaatgaatttttttttttttggtcaaaagttgatgaaatttttagttttggACCTAAATCCTAAAGGACTTTACCACAAGGGCCAGCTTTCATATTACCACGAGGACTAATAATCTAATTAGGCATATATTTTTCAAACAATCAAATATGAACAATAATAAGATATGAGATGAATCAGTTAGTCAGGTCAATTTGTTCCCACCTTTGTTATTAAGTTCATCATCTTTTTCTCATAAATTAATGTGAATTAGAATATCGCTTGGCCAAGAAAATATGAACAATAATGTGCAGTTTGAAGCCTAATATTTACTTTGGTTAGACAAAAATGTGACTGCTACTGTTGCTAGCATGGAAATAGCAAGATGGAAGGATCTACACGAAGCTTTCGGTTCACAAAATTTATCTTGCTCAACTTGCTGTGACACCACACTAGTTGCTCTGTTGTTATATTCGACATGTTCAAAACCCTAGCTACCAATTTCATGTCAACTTGGGAGAAGAAGTAGAGGTGATCTGTGCCTTCATCCTCATGCTTTTTGAATCTCTTTAGGATGCAGTTCCCACTCCTCAGTCTCTCTTTTAGCTTCATGTTTTTCTGCATtccatggaagaaaaaaaaagttaattcgATCGTTAGATCAAACCGAAACATGAAAACTCGTATGTTAGACTATCTGATAAGAAACCTACCTTGTGAAGATCTGTTTGGATCTCCGTGAAAAGCTTTAGATCCGATTCTTCAAGCTCTTCTTCTTGTCTTCTCCTTCGATGTGCAAGCGTACAATTAGCATATTTATCAGCTCGAATGAATCGCCAAATTGTCCGTATTGATTCTTCGAGTATCTCTACTAGAATGTCACTTGTAATTGCACCACCGTCTTTGCCCTTTCTTCTtgctttcttcctctcctttaaATTGTCCCCTGCAATGCCATACATTTGTATTAGTCTCTATAAATCAAACCTTCAACATCCCTAAGCAACCACAACATTTAACCTAAAACTCTCTCTCACCTCTAATCGCCGGAACTTGAAGAAGATGGCGCATGACGCATCGATTCTTGACGTAATTTTCAACCCTAGGCCCTTGAAAACATTCGTTCTCTACAAATCTAACCAAGTGAACTTGAAACTGTTGGAACTCGCCGGCAACCACATTGTACGAACCCATTCCATACGGAGCGGAATCCCATAGGTTGAGGGCCTTCTCATACTGCCATTGAAGGATCTCCCAAGAAAGGCACAGCTGCCCCACATAAACCACTTCTAAATCACTATGCAATTCTCTAATAAACTTCACCATTGGGTCGGAATCTGAATCGTTTTTCGGTTTGCATCTCCAAAAGTTCTGTGAGAGAAAGGATGGGATTGCCGGAGCTGAGGATTTGGAGGAGCTCGGAAACGACTGAAGTGGATCCTTGGACTGCAAGAAACCTACACATTTGGATTTTCATAAAACACATAAGAAAACGAGATCATGTGAATTAAagtcaatttaatttaatattacaGATTAACTTTTCATATACATGAATTTCTGCAGCTTGTCTGCAAAGGAGAAACCAACAAACAAAATGGTGGAGCACAAAAGCACTTCCATAATTAGACTGGTGGAGCTTAAAGATCAGCATGCTCAGAAGGTGCTAATAAACATAAACTAAGGGTAATGGGATGGCTCTAGGTACTATCTGCACAGCCACTGAGTATGTAATGAGCTTTTGGACAATATTTAAATACCTACATATGCAAAAGTGCTTTTTTTGAAAAGTGCTTACACAGTGGAGAACCAGGAAAGGTGTGTGTTCTAATTTAATTAGGTCATGTAATAATCACTCTTGATGGTTGGGATGTAAGTGGGTCCTAATTAGGTTAAATTAATCATACCGATGAATCGAATGGATTAGAACAGATAGAgattaagaagaaaagaatttGGGAAGAAAAAACGAACAAAATGATTTGAAACTGAGAAGAAATTAATCGAACTTGATGAAAAAACTGACCTATTGCATATAACTTCTGGTAATTTAAAATGTCGAATTTTCGCATACGCTCTCTGTAAATTCTGTGGAACGTCTGAAGCTCTCCCATTCTATCACCTTGATGGGCTTTTTCATCAATCTTCCATGGTTTCAAATCATCCATATTCGGAGACTCGGATTCTTCGAGAATGGTAGGCAAACCGGTAGCTCTGACTTTCTTGAGCTCCATTTTCAACTGTTCCATCAATTCCTGGTGTTCCCACAATGTTTCCAATGTGTTTGAATCCTCAGAATCATTGGTTACCGAATTACGAACATCGGGTTTTTCAGCATTTTCGGAACCCTCAATTGGCTTTTCGTCCTTTCTACTCAACCCTACCGGATTCGAGCTGCTGGGCAACTCTTGGAGTTCTCGAATTTGTTCGTTTATAtcgtcatcttcttcctcgAAACAATCAGACTCGTACCCCATATCGAAATTTGGAAGTTCATCCCTTTCCCCAAAATCTTCTGCTGACAAAAACCCCAAACTTGGGGAGCCAAAGTCCTTCTCTGACAAGAAATTAACTTCATGAGAATCAACTTCCTCACAATCAGAATCGCTTTCGAGGCTCCCCATTAGCTCTTCGTCCGAACGAGCATCTTCCATCGCCGATTTCTTATCAGACTCTTCATCTTCCTCGCATTCCCCGCCTGAAAATTCATGAGCAATTTCTTCATGATCACCTCCTTCTTCGACAGTAAAGGTTGCAACTTTAGCTTCTTCCACGAAGCAACTAACATTCTCTTCGGCTTTGAATTCGTAttttctgctgctgctgctgcttgtgAATTCTGGTCCTTCTTCTTTGAATAGGTTCAACTTGTCAGCCAGAAACTCAtactctttattgcttctgCTTAATATTTCTCTAGTCTGGTACTCGAATTTAAACACGAAACTTGGCTTCGAGGCCTCCGCACCATCAGCATCACCCAGCTCCGAATCTCCGTCGCTCTTCGAAATCTCGGAATCAGCTCTCTCCGGCAGAGCTTCTGGCTCAACCGGATTATTCGATACCATTTGATTGGTTTCTTCAGAAACAAGGCTAGCAGAACAACAATCCACTTTTCCGGGTAGAGCTTCTGTCTCAACAAGATTATTATTCAATACCATTTGGTTGGTTTCTTCAGAAAGAGGGTTAGGAGAACGACAAGAATTGTTCATCCCAGAACGCTCGCCATTACCAAAACtgcaacaaaaagaaacacaaaaataagttaCTGAATCAATAAAAAAAGTATCTGAATTACAAAACCCAGCTGAGAATTCATCTTAAAACATCAGAATTACAAAACCCAAGTGGGAATTTGAATACCTGACTTTGAGGAAGAACTTGCTGAAAAATCTTAACAAAGCAAGCAAAAGGGAAGAGACGGAGAGGGTGAAAAGTCTAGGAAAAAGAGCCATCTTTGAGTAAAACTCCCCACCAGAAGCACCCATATTCTCCCAATCAAAGTGGGTATTTAGCAAAGAAATGATTAAGGCACCCATCAGTGAAGAAACCCATAAATCAATCGCTTTATCTCAGTTTGAAGCAAAAATACAGAGGAGTTTCACGCAGGCTCTGATTACCACGTTGAATTTTTCAGGGAGGAATGGACTTCCCACCTGAAGAGAGCAGGAAGATTCATGCAAGTGCTCGAAGGGGTTTAATGAAACGGGATTCCCGAAGGTGGAAATCTGACCTAACTGCTGAGATTTAAGGGGGATTTGGAAGCAAAAGTTTAGGGGAGGTGAGAAAAGAACATGTCAGCGacttggggttgaagttgaactaaTCTTATGGGGGGTTGCTTAGAGAGAGCCTCGGAGTTCTGAGGTGACCGTTATGTTATTGGTTTACTGATGGACTGTTTTTTTTGCAAGAAGATTTATACATAACATCGATCGGTTGAGGGGTCTCTGTTTTTTTGCTAAGAACTTTGGGAGAGAGAAATCAGAAAAAAGAGGAGGAACTGCTTGAGATTGAAAGCTTAAGTTTTTAACTTcttatggattttttttttcttatcctTAATCTCAAATGAATTAAAGGGCATTTTGGTCTTTTCAAACCCCGTTTTATTTCTGTgcattttctcttttgttcttaaTTGTAAAGGTGAATTAAGAATCATTTTGGTTTCGATTCCTGGTCAGCTCATATTGTTAGGCTAAAATCgtgtttgtttaaatattttaatcaaAGTTCTTAGCATCATTGTAACTCTTGCATTTATGAATTCAATATtccataaattatgaaacttaaacaaattcaaataagagtaaataaaattcttaataaattataattacTCAAAAATCGATAACAGAGTATTCTTCACATAATTCTTGCGATTATATGGATATCAATTTAATCATTTCAAAATCTATAGtactttacaaaattttattattacaaTATCAATGCTTCATATTTATCTTGAAAAATAACTTACCTTCGATAATTATGCCCTTGATTATCTCTAACTTCGTGTCAGCAAGCCACAGCTTATAAATGTACATTGCTACATTCTAAATCGTGTGATTAATTTCTCTATTTTCCATCATTATGTGTACGGAGAACCGAttatctttattttataaatataatatgTGTAAATCAAGTAAGAGACAAATTCAGATATGCTTCCACTGGTGGTCGAAGTTGAAATTAGAATGTTTGCTTATCTTTTTATGCCGACCTCGATAGGTACAAATGAAGACAATATTTGCCTAATAACGTGTGGGGCTATATATGCATAACCTATGCATGCCCAGTGGAATTCGTGTCACACGCACTACAATATTGAGTCTTCACATAGTATGAATGTTATTATATAGGGACATGCATACACAAGTCAAATAACGAATTTAACTTATACAAGTATGAGACGGATCCGTGGCAgcatttgtttatatattttgctTGACACGATTTTATGAAACTTattttgtaatgtattttaacaatTAGAATTATGTATCTTTTAGATCTTTTCTGGAAGATCATGCCGGCCAAAAATCACTTATCTTTACAACCATATGACCATTGGATTAAGGATTAAAAGTTTCTTTGTAGAATCATATATGTTCATATTCTCCAATACAACttaatggttttggatttgtttaattttttacaatgatgatctatgaatgatgttCTAAAAGATAGACGGTTTGGAATTGGatcattaaaatacattacggAGTATGCTCCACAAAAACATGTGTTAAAAAATGGTATCACGGATCCACTTCGATATATATACCCAATATTATAGTTTTCCTAAGGGTCATATTTTCTTACCTGCCGATTGCAGAAAATTCTTTTTAATTCCTCATCTTCGTCAGTCATCAGCAGCATGAGATGATGGAGACACATAAGAAGATGTTGAGGGACGTTTTCTAGAAGAGAAGAGGACAACGACCCTAACTACGCTCGGTGAGAAAAAACAATTAAGCCACCCCTTAGTCAAAATAATCCTTCTTCTAGATCGATTTCTCACAGAACAATATATACGGCACAACACCGCTAGATCTAGTGTTGTATGCGTATTCGTGGATATACAGTGACGGAGATAGGAATGTGTTGTACCAAGGGGCACGTAAAGAGGCAAGTTTCCAAGAAGAAAAATTCTACGACATATTTCATCAAACACATTGCCTTTGTGTTTCAAGAACAACTCAAATACTGGAAGAACAGTGGCTACGCAAGGTGGCTCTACCAGCCTTATGGGCAAATATGAGTGAATGCCATTAAAAGATTGTCATATCTGTGATCAAACTATATATGGAAAAGAATCATTTTTCCAATCCCAAATTAAGAAGTTTGAACTTAACAAGAGGGTAAGAGTTTAATATTCGTTTGAAAAATCTACTAGAAACTAACCAAATACAAAATTTAACACGGTGTAATTGTTACCAAATATGGCATCACTATACATgcatatgaaaaataatttttcaaacacttattttttttccttctacagtctctttttttctttcgttCACAGACTCTCTTTTGTTCAATTCAACGTCTAAAATGAAGAGAGAAATACACGTGAAAAAAAAGAATCTGCAAAAATCATTTCCCATGATGACTATGCTCATTTGATATTCCGTATGAATCAACCGTTGCAAGTTTTGTTCTCCCGCGGATCAAAGGACGCAAATGCGATTTAATTAAATTCTAGTAGTTCACTCGTGAAAAATCGTGTGTGAGGGAGAACTTTTACAATCTTTGCATCgtgaagaaaagaagagatgAGAAACAAACCTTAAACCCTAAATCACCCAACCGCACGGTCTTTGTTATATTTCTTTTGTACATCTCTTCTTCGTTATATTTGAAGCCTACTGACTTGGGTTTTATCAGCCCAAAATCAACAAATTTTTAAGAATAACATTAAGGCCCAACCTTTTTCATTTCACCTCAGTTTAGATTGGGATCACGATGATGGATCCAATtgggatttatttatttatttatttgttattgtAACTGAAACTAATTTCTTGGCCTAAGGAAACACTACCCTACAATTGGGATCACGATgatggatgttttttttttcttcttggttCATTCCTTTGCTAACTAAGGGCACGTTTGTTATGTTGCACAAGTTTAAGGTGCTTAATCGTTGTCTTTGAAATTGGAATTCTCACATTTTTGGTAGCTAACACGACTGTTCTTAATGCTCTACGTATGCAATAAGCTTTTTGGCAAGACCGAGTTTGAGTCAAATGGCTTACTGAAGGTGATCATAATGTTCTTTTTTTTCCATGCTTATGCATGTGGTAGGTCTTCATCTTCGAGAATTGCTACTCTTCTGAATGGTGATACCGTGTTCTCTTTTCCGATTAATATTGTTGATCATGTACATAAACTTTAATCAATTTGCAAATTACTACTCCACCAGGAGTACTCCCATATTTTGGAATTGGAAAGCGTTCAGTCGACGGAATTATCTACTCGATCTGATCATATGAATATGCATGTCCAATGAAACCGACGAAATACGTTGATGAGGCCACAATATAACAAGTTCAATGCACATCTTGAAGGTTGGATTTAGTTCTCACATatatccacacacacacacacacacacacacacacatatatataaagatATTAAAGATCATATATACTCATCTTTATCTTTAAATACCAGCGTACGTGTGAGAATAATTCACATGTATTAATTTTGCATTTGTTATACACCACTAAAGTGGCTTGTAAATTATGGGGAACTATAATGCACATGGTTTTTCTCAGTACTCACTACTTGGACACTTGAATCAGCATGGAGAGTATGGGCATTATATCAAAGAAAGTAGAAAGTATGGACATGTATTTGTTTCAGTCAACGTATACTACTAGAAACCACCTTCATATAAGGGCCATGTATTTGTTTTGGTATGGATATGTAGCCCGCCGGAAGAAAGATAAATATACAGGTAAAAAACAAGCGAAAATAAGGGAGATGGGCatgcactatatatatatatgggccTAAAAAATCgatttgttcttgttttatTCCAGCGATACTCTAATATATTTGATCTAAATTACGAGAAAATGAAATTCAAATGAAGAAGGGAAACACACTAGCTAGTGTAGTAAATGAGGCACGTCAAATCAAATATTACTCTCTTTAAGTTTGGCTTGTATAATTTTTTTCGTGCTTGACCTaggtttatattattttttatttataggaGTTCCAGTTTTTAAattgtaacatcctacatcaATCAACAGAGAGGGGgtgatatgccttatatgtacatgcccacctccatatagcacgaggctttttgggagttcactgacttcggattccattggaactccgaagttaagcgagttcgggcgagagcattctcaggatgggtaacccactgggaaattctcttgtgagttcccagaaacaaaaccgtgaggacatGGTTGGGTCCTAAAAtgaacaatattgtgctacggcatAGACggtctgggatgtgacagaatggtatcagagccactctgtcgtgtggtgcgagtgtgctgatgaggacgtcgggcccctaaggagggtggattgtaacatcacacatcgaccaacagagaggggtgatgtgccttatatgtacatgctcacctccatataacacgaggccttttgggagctcactggcttcgggttctattggaactccgaagttaagcgagttcgggcgagtGCATTCCCAAGATAGatgacccactggaaagtttttgtgtgagttcccagaaacaaaaccgtgagggcatggtcggggcccaaagcagacaatattgtgctacggcggagccgatctgggatgtgacataaatGATGGACTATATATATGAAACGAAAACATACATTTCAAACATGGTATAATTTAGTCACATAAATGTGATTATCATATTTGATGATTGGAACTTAGTGTCTAGTGGGAGGCTATCACGCTTgtattttattaaaaactaaataagATTATTTTCGTCTTTAAAATAAAGTCAAATTGAGGATAATCAATCTAAACTAAAGAACAAAAAAGTAAACCCGGTTCTTCGATCTATAGCAAATCTCAACAGACCTTTGGTTCCAAGGAAAACTGCCATTCGGTTGGTTCACTTTAAACTTCATATGTACATTTTTTAAACGTAAATTCAAATTGCAAGTAACCTAACCATTAAAAATTGGACATAAATTCTTAACTACAATGATCTTCAAGATCCTGACTGATTGTATCATAAACAAATTACAAACATTCATGCTCTCCAATTTCATCACctgaatatatatattatcagaAATAGCTAGCATAGAGCCAAAtcaggaggagaaagaagaaggaatttTGCTTCTG is a genomic window of Malus domestica chromosome 09, GDT2T_hap1 containing:
- the LOC103442349 gene encoding uncharacterized protein is translated as MGALIISLLNTHFDWENMGASGGEFYSKMALFPRLFTLSVSSLLLALLRFFSKFFLKVSFGNGERSGMNNSCRSPNPLSEETNQMVLNNNLVETEALPGKVDCCSASLVSEETNQMVSNNPVEPEALPERADSEISKSDGDSELGDADGAEASKPSFVFKFEYQTREILSRSNKEYEFLADKLNLFKEEGPEFTSSSSSRKYEFKAEENVSCFVEEAKVATFTVEEGGDHEEIAHEFSGGECEEDEESDKKSAMEDARSDEELMGSLESDSDCEEVDSHEVNFLSEKDFGSPSLGFLSAEDFGERDELPNFDMGYESDCFEEEDDDINEQIRELQELPSSSNPVGLSRKDEKPIEGSENAEKPDVRNSVTNDSEDSNTLETLWEHQELMEQLKMELKKVRATGLPTILEESESPNMDDLKPWKIDEKAHQGDRMGELQTFHRIYRERMRKFDILNYQKLYAIGFLQSKDPLQSFPSSSKSSAPAIPSFLSQNFWRCKPKNDSDSDPMVKFIRELHSDLEVVYVGQLCLSWEILQWQYEKALNLWDSAPYGMGSYNVVAGEFQQFQVHLVRFVENECFQGPRVENYVKNRCVMRHLLQVPAIRGDNLKERKKARRKGKDGGAITSDILVEILEESIRTIWRFIRADKYANCTLAHRRRRQEEELEESDLKLFTEIQTDLHKKNMKLKERLRSGNCILKRFKKHEDEGTDHLYFFSQVDMKLVARVLNMSNITTEQLVWCHSKLSKINFVNRKLRVDPSILLFPC